A window from Rhea pennata isolate bPtePen1 chromosome 1, bPtePen1.pri, whole genome shotgun sequence encodes these proteins:
- the ZBED1 gene encoding E3 SUMO-protein ligase ZBED1, with protein sequence MENKSLEGSPSDLKLVAHPRAKSKVWKYFGFDTNAEGCILQWKKIYCRICMAQIAYSGNTSNLSYHLEKNHPDEFCEFVKSNTEQMREAFATAFSKIKPESSQQVVQDNLIMKTYQNYENKKHQELTTAVISLICEGMYPASIVDEPTFKALLRTADPRYELPSRKYFCTKAIPEKYNAIREIVLKELTEVLWCGISTDMWRSENQNRSYVTVAVHFLSSSSSNCLAVNSRCLKTFEVPEDNTAETITRVLYETFIEWGINTKVFGATTDYGKDIVKACSLLDIPVQMPCLGHTFNAGIQQAFQLPKLCSLLARCRKLVEYFQQSTVAMYMLSEKQKQQNILHCMLVSDRVAWWGSTLAMLQRLKEQQFVIAAVLVEDSNNHHLMLEACEWNTIEGLVELLQPFKQVAEMLSASKYPTISMVKPLLHMLLNTTLNIKENDLKEISMAKEVIAKELSTTYQHTPEIDMFLNVATFLDPRYKKLPFLSAFERQQVENRVVEEAKSLLEKVKENTFRTEEKFFAVSEEPPVKKIIISSTPPPTSVINNMLAEIFCQTGGVEDQEEWHAQIVEELSNFKSQKVLGLNEDPLKWWSDRLALFPVLPKVLQKYWCILATRVFPERLFGSSANVVSAKRNRLAPAHVDEQIFLYENTRNGSEAEPEDEDEGEWGLEQEQIFNLNDSVNVNNNFFNIRDSGFV encoded by the coding sequence ATGGAGAATAAAAGTTTAGAAGGTTCCCCATCAGACCTAAAGTTAGTGGCTCATCCGAGAGCAAAGAGTAAAGTATGGAAGTACTTTGGGTTTGATACCAATGCAGAAGGATGCATATTACAGTGGAAGAAAATCTACTGCCGTATTTGCATGGCACAGATCGCCTATTCGGGAAACACTTCCAACCTTTCATACCACCTTGAGAAAAATCACCCCGATGAATTCTGCGAGTTTGTGAAAAGTAACACTGAGCAGATGAGGGAAGCCTTTGCTACAGCCTTTTCAAAAATCAAGCCAGAATCATCACAGCAAGTTGTTCAAGATAATCTCATTATGAAGACTTACcaaaattatgaaaacaaaaagcatcaaGAACTGACAACTGCGGTCATCAGCTTAATCTGTGAGGGCATGTATCCTGCCTCTATTGTTGATGAACCCACATTCAAGGCCCTCTTGAGAACAGCTGATCCCAGGTATGAACTTCCAAGCCGGAAGTATTTCTGTACAAAAGCTATTCCTGAAAAATACAATGCTATTAGAGAAATTGTATTAAAAGAGCTCACTGAAGTTCTGTGGTGTGGCATATCCACAGACATGTGGAGGAGTGAAAACCAGAACAGGTCGTATGTAACAGTCGCGGTTCATTTTCTCAGCAGTAGTTCTTCTAACTGCCTGGCTGTTAACTCACGGTGTTTAAAAACGTTTGAAGTACCAGAGGATAATACTGCAGAGACTATTACACGAGTTCTTTATGAAACCTTCATTGAATGGGGTATCAATACAAAAGTCTTTGGTGCTACAACAGATTATGGTAAAGACATTGTGAAAGCTTGCTCTCTCCTAGATATTCCAGTGCAGATGCCTTGTTTGGGGCACACTTTTAATGCAGGAATACAACAAGCTTTTCAGCTCCCCAAACTGTGCAGCCTTCTTGCCAGGTGCCGAAAACTGGTGGAGTATTTTCAGCAGTCTACAGTAGCAATGTATATGCTGAGcgagaagcagaagcagcaaaatattCTCCACTGTATGCTTGTAAGCGATCGTGTTGCCTGGTGGGGAAGCACGCTTGCTATGTTGCAGCGTCTTAAGGAGCAGCAGTTTGTCATTGCAGCGGTTCTTGTGGAGGACAGCAATAACCACCACCTCATGCTGGAAGCCTGTGAGTGGAATACAATCGAAGGCCTGGTGGAGCTGTTGCAACCTTTCAAGCAGGTTGCAGAGATGCTGTCTGCCTCCAAGTATCCAACGATAAGTATGGTGAAGCCGCTTCTTCACATGCTTCTCAACACTACCTTGAACATCAAAGAGAATGATTTGAAAGAGATCAGCATGGCAAAGGAGGTAATAGCGAAAGAGCTGTCCACCACCTACCAGCACACCCCTGAAATAGACATGTTTCTCAATGTTGCAACTTTCCTGGATCCTCGGTACAAAAAACtaccttttctttcagcatttgagCGACAGCAGGTTGAAAACAGAGTAGTGGAAGAAGCAAAAAGCCTTTTggagaaagtaaaagaaaacacctTTAGAACTGAAGAAAAGTTCTTTGCAGTTTCAGAAGAGCCccctgtgaaaaaaataataatctccTCAACTCCTCCTCCTACTAGTGTAATCAACAACATGCTTGCAGAGATCTTTTGTCAGACGGGAGGTGTAGAAGACCAGGAGGAATGGCATGCTCAGATTGTTGAGGAATTGAGTAACTTTAAGTCACAAAAGGTTCTTGGTTTGAATGAAGATCCACTAAAGTGGTGGTCTGATAGATTAGCACTGTTTCCGGTTTTACCAAAGGTTCTTCAGAAATACTGGTGTATTCTGGCCACAAGGGTCTTTCCCGAACGCCTTTTTGGTTCTTCTGCTAATGTTGTAAGTGCTAAGAGAAACCGGTTAGCCCCAGCTCATGTGGATGAGCAGATCTTTTTGTATGAAAACACTCGGAATGGGTCTGAGGCAGAACcagaagatgaagatgaagGGGAGTGGGGTTTGGAACAGGAAcagatatttaatttaaatgactCAGTAAATGTAAACAACAATTTCTTTAACATCCGTGACAGTGGGTTTGTTTAG